The Mytilus trossulus isolate FHL-02 chromosome 3, PNRI_Mtr1.1.1.hap1, whole genome shotgun sequence genome contains a region encoding:
- the LOC134710067 gene encoding uncharacterized protein LOC134710067 isoform X5 encodes MSISHQSGNCPNCRLNINEGQRFCEDCGYKIEASRSTMICQGKMEDGNQCNGLLKNDASFCPNCGTRSHILAQASASNMVTERAHSELLYTRSDDDEGADIWEISGAVLEGEAQASVSNMVVPDNESLTLRSTDDEVGDIWNTSDAVLEDEVSWNPEALPQQRPQ; translated from the exons ATGAGTATATCACATCAAAGTGGAAATTGTCCAAATTGCAGACTAAATATCAATGAAGGTCAACGGTTTTGCGAAGACTGTGGATATAAAATTGAAGCGAGTAGATCAACAATGATTTGCCAGGGAAAAATGGAGGATGGTAATCAATGTAACGGATTGCTGAAAAACGATGCAAGTTTTTGCCCAAACTGTGGGACGCGAAGCCATATTTTAG CACAAGCATCAGCATCAAATATGGTTACCGAACGAGCTCACAGTGAATTATTGTATACAAGATCTGATGACGATGAAGGTGCAGATATTTGGGAAATCAGTGGCGCAGTACTTGAAGGTGAAG CACAGGCCTCAGTATCAAATATGGTGGTACCTGACAATGAATCCTTAACTTTAAGATCTACTGACGATGAGGTTGGAGATATTTGGAATACGAGTGACGCAGTGCTTGAGGATGaag TGAGCTGGAATCCGGAGGCGCTACCACAACAGAGGCCTCAATAG
- the LOC134710067 gene encoding interferon-inducible GTPase 5-like isoform X4 has translation MVTERAHSELLYTRSDDDEGADIWEISGAVLEGEAQASVSNMVVPDNESLTLRSTDDEVGDIWNTSDAVLEDEAFNNPALYDEFYSELESGGATTTEASIEERLNRWETQKVQFGIVGRSAMGKSTFINLLLNLSPTDPGYAEVGEGDCTTLIKIYEHPQFGSFKLVDFPGFGTLNMTKDQFLVKLNSVNLDYFFCFH, from the exons ATGGTTACCGAACGAGCTCACAGTGAATTATTGTATACAAGATCTGATGACGATGAAGGTGCAGATATTTGGGAAATCAGTGGCGCAGTACTTGAAGGTGAAG CACAGGCCTCAGTATCAAATATGGTGGTACCTGACAATGAATCCTTAACTTTAAGATCTACTGACGATGAGGTTGGAGATATTTGGAATACGAGTGACGCAGTGCTTGAGGATGaag CTTTCAATAATCCAGCTCTGTACGATGAATTTTACAGTGAGCTGGAATCCGGAGGCGCTACCACAACAGAGGCCTCAATAGAAGAAAGATTGAACAGGTGGGAAacacaaaaagtacaatttggAATTGTCGGTCGGTCTGCAATGGGGAAGTCCACATTTATCAATTTACTGCTAAATCTTAGTCCAACAGATCCTGGGTATGCCGAAGTTGGAGAAGGAGATTGCACAACATTGATAAAGATATATGAACATCCACAGTTTGGTTCATTCAAGCTTGTAGACTTCCCTGGATTTGGGACGCTTAACATGACGAAAGATCAATTTCTTGTCAAATTGAATTCTGTGAATCTagactattttttttgttttcattga
- the LOC134710067 gene encoding uncharacterized protein LOC134710067 isoform X3 has product MEEDIWIVKKLKERKIAYSIVRSKIDVIVDKARKNGTNEQEAIAQIRRKLEDTMARNDTLRGSELFLISNFRKYFHYGDLIKLLIHITSLIPDCKVEALLFFLPLLTPELIELKCKTLEKRIKLVAYATCVIASIPIPLVDFPVNIAIVTREVRRYIRILNLDQPYVIKVPGLKHPSLKEKTKIESIKAQFVKCLDLGAVAAVSQLDWILPGIGSGFAGPASIVLIVHHLKSELEVLRADAKVVYDYMLEHTPTT; this is encoded by the coding sequence ATGGAAGAAGATATATGGATAGTTAAAAAACTGAAGGAACGAAAAATCGCATATTCGATCGTGAGATCCAAGATTGATGTGATTGTTGATAAAGCGAGGAAGAATGGAACTAACGAACAAGAAGCGATCGCTCAAATAAGGAGGAAATTAGAAGATACAATGGCACGTAACGATACTCTGAGAGGTTCAGAgttatttcttatttcaaacTTCAGAAAGTATTTTCATTATGGGGATTTGATTAAACTACTGATACACATAACTTCTTTAATTCCCGATTGTAAAGTGGAAGCGCTGCTTTTCTTTCTTCCTTTGTTAACTCCAGAACTTATTGAATTGAAATGCAAAACATTAGAGAAGAGGATTAAATTGGTGGCTTATGCGACTTGTGTGATTGCTTCTATCCCAATTCCGTTGGTTGATTTCCCTGTGAACATTGCTATAGTTACTCGAGAGGTACGCAGATATATCAGAATTCTAAACCTTGACCAGCCATATGTCATAAAAGTTCCAGGACTAAAACATCCGTCTTTAAAGGAAAAGACCAAAATAGAATCAATAAAGGCACAATTTGTGAAATGCTTGGACTTAGGAGCAGTCGCAGCAGTATCTCAACTTGACTGGATATTGCCTGGAATTGGATCTGGCTTTGCCGGACCTGCATCAATCGTTTTGATTGTACATCATTTGAAGTCTGAATTGGAAGTGCTACGAGCAGATGCAAAAGTTGTATATGACTATATGTTAGAACATACACCAACGACGTAA
- the LOC134709920 gene encoding furin-like protease 1, isoforms 1/1-X/2 → MGRRRRETVKVDYVTQEKRYPRVPKTTDTEWPNLWHLNDDVLPSMRVNEAWNAGYTGKGIKIAILDDGLQTDHTDLHANVDTANSYDYQSTDGDPTPDVGDSHGTKVAGFIAAEKDNSECTVGVAFESSIIGVRILGTSGLTDSQEAQALIHYLSDVDIYSNSWGPSDGYGFSGPGSITADAFLSGVTTGRGGKGVIYTWAAGNGQTTDNCNGDGYVNSIYTIGVTSVEEGQNAWYSEVCAAALVATYGGSSNNRYLTSTTTSSGCTSDGIQGTSFFNSYRIRYHCVSPPSKTSTTTSSGCTSDGIQGTSFSTPIASGIIALALQANSALTWRDIQHIIVLTSSRNGFTDSYSSWQTNGKGKEYSQVLGFGFMDAEAMVTQAASWTNVPSQTTCTTSPFTGSGSTSNSDYRTDRRLISAPDCSYLEHVTINISFSYTRYRGVTEFILVSPAGTESHLMHYRNEDASYYSSAGSLSWTFMSVHFWRDTADGQWTLKFKSYRGLSVVTVSSWSITFYGTSADPLPHIDVCISSPCHNNGTCENNVCSYNCQCIDGFSGTNCQTNSTDSGGIRLSSSFKHWWIFVSLAITPDLLICLTTVAAEACGTVAVILTGIVEAVVAKYSSTEATVGASRRAVA, encoded by the exons GTAGATTATGTAACACAAGAAAAAAGATATCCCAGAGTACCGAAGACTACAGACACAGAATGGCCAAATTTGTGGCACTTG aATGATGACGTGTTACCTTCTATGAGGGTAAATGAAGCCTGGAATGCTGGGTATACCGGAAAGGGAATAAAAATTGCTATCTTAGACGACGGCTTACAGACAGATCATACTGACTTACATGCAAATGTG GACACAGCCAACAGTTATGACTATCAAAGCACGGATGGAGATCCCACACCAGATGTTGGTGACAG CCATGGTACGAAAGTAGCAGGTTTTATAGCTGCAGAAAAGGATAACAGCGAATGCACAGTAGGAGTAGCATTTGAATCATCTATAATTG GTGTTCGAATTCTTGGTACCTCGGGACTGACGGATTCACAAGAAGCACAGGCACTCATTCATTATCTTAGCGATGTAGATATTTATTCCAACAGCTGGGGTCCTTCAGATGGATATGGATTTTCTGGACCTGGTTCAATAACTGCAGACGCCTTCCTATCCGGAGTTACTACT GGCAGGGGTGGTAAAGGCGTTATTTATACATGGGCAGCAGGTAATGGCCAAACAACTGATAACTGTAATGGAGACGGATATGTAAATAGCATCTACACTATTGGTGTGACAAGTGTAGAAGAAGGACAGAATGCGTGGTACTCTGAAGTATGTGCCGCTGCATTAGTAGCGACTTACGGTGGAAGTAGTAACAATAGATATTTA acTTCAACAACGACTTCCTCCGGATGTACAAGTGATGGAATACAGGGAACCTCGTTTTTCAACTCCTATCGCATCAGGTATCATTGCGTTAGCCCTCCAAGCAAA acTTCAACAACGACTTCCTCCGGATGTACAAGTGATGGAATACAGGGAACCTCGTTTTCAACTCCTATCGCATCAGGTATCATTGCGTTAGCCCTCCAAGCAAA ttctgCTCTCACGTGGAGAGATATTCAGCACATAATTGTTCTGACGTCATCTAGAAATGGTTTTACAGATTCCTATTCTAGCTGGCAGACAAATGGAAAGGGAAAAGAAT ATAGTCAAGTTCTTGGATTTGGTTTTATGGACGCTGAAGCTATGGTAACTCAGGCTGCAAGTTGGACTAATGTTCCGTCTCAAACAACATGCACGACATCACCTTTCACTGGATCTGG ATCAACATCAAATTCAGACTACAGAACAGACAGGAGATTAATATCGGCTCCTGATTGCTCTTATTTGGAACATGTGACTATTAACATTTCATTCTCGTACACTCGATACCGAGGTGTGACTGAGTTTATTCTAGTGTCACCCGCAGGAACGGAAAGTCATTTAATGCATTATAGAAATGAGGATGCTAGTTATTACAGCTCAGCTGGATCATTATCATGGACATTTATGTCCGTTCATTTTTGGAGAGACACTGCAGATGGACAATGGACTTTGAAGTTTAAATCATATAGGGGCTTATCGGTCG taACTGTCAGTTCTTGGTCAATCACATTTTACGGAACGTCCGCTGATCCTCTTCCAC ATATAGATGTATGTATATCATCACCCTGTCATAACAATGGGACGTGTGAAAATAACGTCTGTTCGTATAATTGTCAGTGTATTGATGGTTTTTCTGGAACAAATTGTCAGACCAATTCAA ctGATAGTGGTGGTATAAGATTGTCTTCGTCATTTAAACACTGGTGGATATTTGTGTCATTGGCGATCACACCAGATCTCCTTATTTGTCTTACAACAGTAGCTGCTGAAGCATGTGGTACTGTCGCTGTAATTTTGACTGGCATTGTTGAAGCTGTAGTTGCAAAGTACTCTTCGACTGAAGCAACAGTGGGCGCTTCAAGACGTGCAGTTGCATAA
- the LOC134710067 gene encoding uncharacterized protein LOC134710067 isoform X2, with translation MSISHQSGNCPNCRLNINEGQRFCEDCGYKIEASRSTMICQGKMEDGNQCNGLLKNDASFCPNCGTRSHILAQASASNMVTERAHSELLYTRSDDDEGADIWEISGAVLEAQASVSNMVVPDNESLTLRSTDDEVGDIWNTSDAVLEDEAFNNPALYDEFYSELESGGATTTEASIEERLNRWETQKVQFGIVGRSAMGKSTFINLLLNLSPTDPGYAEVGEGDCTTLIKIYEHPQFGSFKLVDFPGFGTLNMTKDQFLVKLNSVNLDYFFCFH, from the exons ATGAGTATATCACATCAAAGTGGAAATTGTCCAAATTGCAGACTAAATATCAATGAAGGTCAACGGTTTTGCGAAGACTGTGGATATAAAATTGAAGCGAGTAGATCAACAATGATTTGCCAGGGAAAAATGGAGGATGGTAATCAATGTAACGGATTGCTGAAAAACGATGCAAGTTTTTGCCCAAACTGTGGGACGCGAAGCCATATTTTAG CACAAGCATCAGCATCAAATATGGTTACCGAACGAGCTCACAGTGAATTATTGTATACAAGATCTGATGACGATGAAGGTGCAGATATTTGGGAAATCAGTGGCGCAGTACTTGAAG CACAGGCCTCAGTATCAAATATGGTGGTACCTGACAATGAATCCTTAACTTTAAGATCTACTGACGATGAGGTTGGAGATATTTGGAATACGAGTGACGCAGTGCTTGAGGATGaag CTTTCAATAATCCAGCTCTGTACGATGAATTTTACAGTGAGCTGGAATCCGGAGGCGCTACCACAACAGAGGCCTCAATAGAAGAAAGATTGAACAGGTGGGAAacacaaaaagtacaatttggAATTGTCGGTCGGTCTGCAATGGGGAAGTCCACATTTATCAATTTACTGCTAAATCTTAGTCCAACAGATCCTGGGTATGCCGAAGTTGGAGAAGGAGATTGCACAACATTGATAAAGATATATGAACATCCACAGTTTGGTTCATTCAAGCTTGTAGACTTCCCTGGATTTGGGACGCTTAACATGACGAAAGATCAATTTCTTGTCAAATTGAATTCTGTGAATCTagactattttttttgttttcattga
- the LOC134710067 gene encoding uncharacterized protein LOC134710067 isoform X1 — MSISHQSGNCPNCRLNINEGQRFCEDCGYKIEASRSTMICQGKMEDGNQCNGLLKNDASFCPNCGTRSHILAQASASNMVTERAHSELLYTRSDDDEGADIWEISGAVLEGEAQASVSNMVVPDNESLTLRSTDDEVGDIWNTSDAVLEDEAFNNPALYDEFYSELESGGATTTEASIEERLNRWETQKVQFGIVGRSAMGKSTFINLLLNLSPTDPGYAEVGEGDCTTLIKIYEHPQFGSFKLVDFPGFGTLNMTKDQFLVKLNSVNLDYFFCFH; from the exons ATGAGTATATCACATCAAAGTGGAAATTGTCCAAATTGCAGACTAAATATCAATGAAGGTCAACGGTTTTGCGAAGACTGTGGATATAAAATTGAAGCGAGTAGATCAACAATGATTTGCCAGGGAAAAATGGAGGATGGTAATCAATGTAACGGATTGCTGAAAAACGATGCAAGTTTTTGCCCAAACTGTGGGACGCGAAGCCATATTTTAG CACAAGCATCAGCATCAAATATGGTTACCGAACGAGCTCACAGTGAATTATTGTATACAAGATCTGATGACGATGAAGGTGCAGATATTTGGGAAATCAGTGGCGCAGTACTTGAAGGTGAAG CACAGGCCTCAGTATCAAATATGGTGGTACCTGACAATGAATCCTTAACTTTAAGATCTACTGACGATGAGGTTGGAGATATTTGGAATACGAGTGACGCAGTGCTTGAGGATGaag CTTTCAATAATCCAGCTCTGTACGATGAATTTTACAGTGAGCTGGAATCCGGAGGCGCTACCACAACAGAGGCCTCAATAGAAGAAAGATTGAACAGGTGGGAAacacaaaaagtacaatttggAATTGTCGGTCGGTCTGCAATGGGGAAGTCCACATTTATCAATTTACTGCTAAATCTTAGTCCAACAGATCCTGGGTATGCCGAAGTTGGAGAAGGAGATTGCACAACATTGATAAAGATATATGAACATCCACAGTTTGGTTCATTCAAGCTTGTAGACTTCCCTGGATTTGGGACGCTTAACATGACGAAAGATCAATTTCTTGTCAAATTGAATTCTGTGAATCTagactattttttttgttttcattga